A stretch of Chitinophaga caeni DNA encodes these proteins:
- the map gene encoding type I methionyl aminopeptidase: MSISSQAELDGMTAVSKAVAYTLKMMREYAKPGMSTKTLDDYGKQILEKMGANSAPYLTYKFPGYTCISVNNEIAHGIPSEQRILQNGDLVNIDVSAELNGFWADNGGSFILGDDLQGLQPLVSASKRILYKAIHEIHGGVKINEIGGLISREARRSGFTVIKNLVGHGVGRGLHEAPHEIPCFHDRHNRAKFKINSVVAVETFISTKGTEAFTDQNDGWTLKGIDGTFVAQHEHTILITDSKPIILTLGNEIWN; encoded by the coding sequence ATGTCAATTTCTTCTCAAGCTGAACTGGATGGTATGACCGCTGTAAGCAAAGCGGTAGCTTACACCCTGAAAATGATGCGCGAATACGCCAAACCGGGTATGAGTACCAAAACTTTGGATGATTACGGCAAACAGATATTGGAAAAGATGGGGGCCAACAGCGCACCTTATCTTACCTACAAGTTTCCGGGTTATACCTGTATCAGCGTCAATAATGAAATTGCGCACGGAATTCCTTCTGAACAACGCATCTTGCAAAATGGAGACCTCGTAAATATTGACGTGTCCGCTGAATTGAACGGTTTTTGGGCAGATAATGGCGGATCTTTTATCCTTGGCGACGACCTCCAGGGTTTGCAACCACTGGTAAGTGCTTCAAAAAGAATCCTTTACAAAGCGATCCACGAAATCCATGGCGGCGTCAAAATCAATGAAATCGGGGGCTTAATCTCTAGAGAAGCCAGGAGATCAGGCTTCACCGTGATTAAAAACCTTGTTGGACATGGCGTAGGCAGGGGCCTTCATGAAGCGCCGCATGAAATACCTTGCTTCCATGATCGCCATAACCGCGCAAAATTTAAAATTAACAGCGTGGTAGCCGTCGAAACATTTATATCGACAAAAGGAACGGAAGCCTTCACCGATCAAAACGATGGTTGGACACTAAAAGGCATAGACGGCACTTTCGTGGCGCAACATGAACATACGATCCTCATCACGGATTCCAAACCCATCATCCTTACCCTCGGTAACGAAATATGGAATTAA